Proteins found in one Microbacterium sp. LWS13-1.2 genomic segment:
- a CDS encoding AraC family transcriptional regulator, with the protein MPSPRRLADVLVVETVRAWLADQESDSSGWLAALRDPQLGAALAAVHRDPGHPWTLDALARRATMSRSVFAGRFTAVVSTPPMTYVSAARMRAARAMLAEGLSVAAVAAAHGYGSEAAFSRAFARVNGETPGRVRRAAA; encoded by the coding sequence ATGCCGTCGCCACGCCGGCTGGCGGACGTGCTCGTCGTCGAGACCGTCCGGGCGTGGCTGGCCGACCAGGAGTCGGACTCGAGCGGGTGGCTCGCTGCGCTGCGCGATCCGCAGCTGGGCGCCGCACTCGCCGCGGTCCACCGCGATCCGGGACACCCGTGGACTCTCGACGCGCTCGCGCGCCGCGCGACGATGTCGCGCTCGGTCTTCGCGGGGCGGTTCACCGCGGTGGTCAGTACACCGCCGATGACCTATGTGTCGGCGGCGCGGATGCGCGCCGCGCGCGCGATGCTCGCCGAAGGACTCAGCGTCGCCGCGGTCGCCGCCGCGCACGGCTACGGATCCGAGGCCGCGTTCAGTCGCGCCTTCGCGCGCGTGAACGGTGAAACGCCGGGACGCGTCCGCCGGGCCGCGGCCTGA
- a CDS encoding DMT family transporter — protein sequence MASTTDTAPVTRAERLPSARWITVQFVLAGIVWGSSFLFMKVSLTGISPAQVAWTRILLGALTLGALVLLRREQLSRSLRVWGHLTVLGLTFCVIPFLLFSWAQQHVSSGVASIFNATTPIMTAIMAWLVFRVERLKAVQVVGIGVGILGVIVIIAPWQGVALGGSLVAELAILGATASYGFSFAYMRRFVSNTGMSALAFTFGYIAMAGAVMVVLTPFLVLTPVRLDVPIVLSLVLLGCLGTGIAYVWNQNTVRTWGPTRASTVTYITPVVGVILGVVILGETISWNEPLGALVVFLGILLAQDRLRRRPRS from the coding sequence GTGGCATCGACGACCGACACGGCTCCTGTGACACGCGCAGAGCGACTGCCCTCCGCGCGCTGGATCACGGTGCAGTTCGTGCTCGCCGGAATCGTATGGGGCTCGAGCTTCCTCTTCATGAAGGTCTCGCTGACCGGCATCTCCCCGGCGCAGGTCGCCTGGACCCGCATCCTGCTGGGCGCCCTCACGCTCGGCGCGCTCGTCCTCCTGCGCCGCGAGCAGCTCTCGCGCAGCCTCCGCGTCTGGGGCCACCTGACGGTGCTCGGGCTGACCTTCTGCGTCATCCCGTTCCTGCTGTTCTCGTGGGCGCAGCAGCACGTGAGCTCGGGCGTCGCGAGCATCTTCAACGCGACGACTCCCATCATGACCGCGATCATGGCCTGGCTGGTGTTCCGCGTGGAGCGCCTCAAGGCGGTGCAGGTCGTCGGCATCGGCGTTGGCATCCTGGGCGTGATCGTGATCATCGCGCCGTGGCAAGGCGTCGCGCTGGGCGGCAGCCTCGTCGCCGAGCTGGCGATCCTCGGGGCGACCGCGAGCTACGGCTTCAGCTTCGCGTACATGCGGCGCTTCGTCTCGAACACGGGGATGTCGGCACTGGCGTTCACTTTCGGCTACATCGCCATGGCAGGCGCGGTGATGGTCGTGCTCACGCCGTTCCTCGTCCTGACCCCAGTACGCCTCGACGTGCCCATCGTCCTGAGCCTCGTCCTGCTCGGCTGCCTCGGCACCGGGATCGCGTACGTCTGGAACCAGAACACCGTCCGAACGTGGGGTCCCACGCGCGCCTCCACCGTCACCTACATCACGCCGGTGGTCGGAGTCATCCTCGGCGTCGTCATCCTGGGCGAGACGATCTCGTGGAACGAGCCCCTCGGGGCACTCGTCGTCTTCCTCGGCATCCTGCTCGCGCAGGACCGGCTGCGCCGGCGACCGCGCTCCTGA
- the rpsO gene encoding 30S ribosomal protein S15 produces MPLESDAKKAIIEEYATHPGDTGSPEVQVAMLTQRIKDLTEHLKEHKHDHHSRRGLFLMVGQRRRLLGYLQDIDINRYRSLIERLGLRR; encoded by the coding sequence ATGCCACTCGAATCAGACGCCAAGAAGGCGATCATCGAAGAGTACGCGACGCACCCCGGTGACACCGGATCCCCCGAGGTGCAGGTCGCGATGCTGACGCAGCGCATCAAGGACCTTACAGAGCACCTGAAGGAGCACAAGCACGACCACCACTCGCGTCGTGGTCTGTTCCTGATGGTCGGTCAGCGCCGTCGTCTGCTCGGCTACCTCCAGGACATCGACATCAACCGCTACCGGTCGCTGATCGAGCGCCTCGGACTCCGCCGCTAA
- a CDS encoding 5'/3'-nucleotidase SurE has product MTRTLITNDDGIDAPGLHSLARAARDAGLEVTIAAPVRQSSGSSASIVAAEEDGRIAIERRELPGLDGIAAFAVRGGPGLIALIAAHGAFGDPAELVLSGVNHGANVGRAILHSGTVGAALTGGLNGAWAAAVSLDVGMNPEQFHWDAASAAAIGVLPFLLERPRGTVVNVNVPNAPDNRGAVEAALAPFGIVQTTLSERDAGHIRLAVEDLPNTPQPGSDAALLAEGWVTLTGLDTVSQLPLGFEASRASARPSRSAASQREA; this is encoded by the coding sequence ATGACCCGCACGCTCATCACCAATGACGACGGCATCGACGCCCCGGGCCTCCACTCCCTCGCCCGTGCCGCCCGTGACGCCGGTCTCGAGGTGACCATCGCGGCGCCCGTCCGGCAGTCCAGCGGTTCCAGCGCGTCGATCGTGGCCGCCGAGGAGGATGGCCGTATCGCGATCGAGCGCCGCGAGCTTCCCGGGCTCGACGGCATCGCCGCCTTCGCGGTGCGCGGCGGCCCGGGTCTCATCGCCCTGATCGCGGCGCACGGCGCCTTCGGCGACCCGGCCGAGCTCGTGCTGTCGGGAGTCAATCACGGCGCGAACGTCGGCCGCGCCATCCTGCACTCCGGAACCGTGGGCGCTGCGTTGACCGGCGGTCTCAACGGGGCATGGGCGGCCGCGGTGTCACTGGACGTCGGCATGAATCCGGAGCAGTTCCATTGGGATGCCGCCTCCGCCGCCGCGATCGGCGTCCTGCCGTTCCTGCTCGAGCGGCCACGCGGGACCGTCGTCAACGTCAACGTCCCGAACGCGCCGGACAACCGCGGGGCGGTCGAGGCCGCCCTCGCCCCCTTCGGCATCGTGCAGACGACGCTGAGCGAACGGGACGCCGGCCACATCCGCCTGGCGGTCGAGGACCTGCCGAACACCCCGCAGCCCGGCAGCGACGCCGCACTCCTGGCGGAGGGATGGGTCACGCTCACCGGCCTCGATACGGTGTCGCAGCTGCCACTCGGCTTCGAGGCGTCACGCGCATCCGCCCGCCCGTCGCGGTCGGCAGCCTCGCAGCGCGAGGCGTGA
- a CDS encoding PfkB family carbohydrate kinase, whose translation MSDVTIFAPSPTLTVTVEEHDDEPDIHVHAGGQGVWQARMLLRLGVSVTMCCSLTGEIGRMLRHLLEDEGLTVAGVERPGKGSAYVHDRRGGERRIIAETGGDPLARHDLDELYGVTLREGLASGLAILSGPAGDETLPADTYRRLAADLHAGGATVVVDLAGPRLDAVVEGGVDVLKVSDEELASDGRIDDDSAAGIMAAMRRLRKEGARAVIVSRSPEPMLLLDPDGFLEITAPRLEVADTRGAGDSLTAGVAAGIARGESVRDAIVTGAAAAALNVTRHGLGTGDPDAIAALRSAVTVRQLLDEAEAGMDQPVTGHVSPDGLAALAEPAEHPPDGAPSGGSPRAGHPETAESGNPR comes from the coding sequence ATGAGCGACGTGACGATCTTCGCCCCCTCCCCGACGCTCACCGTCACCGTCGAGGAGCACGACGACGAGCCGGACATCCATGTCCACGCGGGCGGCCAGGGCGTCTGGCAGGCGCGCATGCTGCTGCGGCTGGGTGTCTCGGTGACGATGTGCTGCAGTCTGACCGGCGAGATCGGACGGATGCTGCGGCATCTGCTGGAAGACGAGGGCCTCACCGTCGCAGGCGTCGAGCGGCCCGGGAAGGGCTCCGCCTACGTGCACGATCGCCGCGGCGGCGAGCGTCGCATCATCGCCGAGACGGGCGGCGACCCCCTCGCCCGGCACGATCTCGACGAGCTCTACGGCGTGACCCTCCGCGAGGGACTCGCGTCGGGCCTGGCGATCCTCAGCGGACCGGCCGGCGACGAGACGCTCCCTGCCGACACCTACCGCCGGCTGGCCGCCGATCTCCATGCCGGGGGCGCCACGGTCGTCGTCGATCTCGCCGGCCCACGGCTCGACGCGGTCGTCGAGGGCGGCGTCGACGTGCTCAAGGTCAGCGACGAGGAGTTGGCGAGCGACGGCCGCATCGACGACGACTCCGCAGCGGGGATCATGGCCGCGATGCGGCGCCTTCGGAAGGAGGGGGCGCGTGCCGTGATCGTCTCGCGCTCGCCCGAACCCATGCTCCTGCTCGATCCGGACGGATTCCTCGAGATCACGGCCCCGCGCCTGGAGGTCGCCGACACGCGCGGCGCCGGGGATTCGCTCACCGCAGGCGTGGCGGCCGGCATCGCGCGCGGCGAGAGCGTGCGCGATGCGATCGTGACCGGCGCCGCCGCGGCCGCGCTGAACGTCACGCGACACGGGCTGGGAACCGGCGATCCCGACGCGATCGCGGCGCTGCGATCGGCGGTGACGGTACGGCAGCTGCTCGATGAGGCCGAGGCGGGGATGGATCAGCCGGTGACAGGCCACGTCAGTCCGGACGGGCTCGCGGCCCTCGCAGAGCCGGCGGAGCATCCGCCGGACGGGGCGCCGTCGGGCGGTTCGCCGCGAGCCGGGCACCCCGAGACGGCGGAATCGGGGAACCCGCGATGA
- a CDS encoding 2-oxoglutarate and iron-dependent oxygenase domain-containing protein translates to MTELNLPILDLSRLDAGAEAAAQFRDELRAATHDVGFFYLTGTGVSPALEARLHRAAREFFALPEADKLAIENVNSPHFRGYTRIGGERTQGKVDWREQIDIGPERVAVTEPDAPDFARLIGPNLWPEAQPELRDVVTEWHDHLSGVARKLLRAWALSLGAAENYFDEHFGEPSTLIKIVRYPGKEDPTPQQGVGAHKDSGVLTLLWVEPGKGGLQVERDGRWVDAPPVPGAFVVNIGELLEYATQGYLIATKHRVISPKYPDDRISVPFFFNPALDKRLPLIELPDELAAQARGVTQDPSNPIHALYGENALKSRLRAHPDVAGIYHADLVAARAAASEPSAREAVASGSSA, encoded by the coding sequence ATGACCGAGCTCAATCTGCCGATCCTGGACCTCTCCCGGCTCGACGCGGGTGCCGAGGCGGCCGCGCAGTTCCGCGACGAACTGCGCGCGGCGACCCACGACGTCGGGTTCTTCTACCTCACCGGCACCGGCGTCTCGCCCGCGCTGGAAGCACGTCTGCACCGCGCCGCGCGCGAGTTCTTCGCCCTCCCCGAAGCCGACAAGCTCGCGATCGAGAACGTCAACAGCCCGCACTTCCGCGGGTACACGCGCATCGGCGGCGAGCGCACGCAGGGCAAGGTCGACTGGCGCGAGCAGATCGACATCGGCCCCGAGCGCGTGGCCGTGACGGAGCCCGATGCCCCGGACTTCGCGCGCCTCATCGGGCCCAACCTCTGGCCCGAAGCGCAGCCCGAGCTGCGAGACGTCGTCACGGAGTGGCACGACCACCTGTCGGGCGTCGCGCGCAAGCTGCTGCGCGCCTGGGCGCTGTCGCTCGGGGCGGCGGAGAACTACTTCGACGAGCACTTCGGCGAGCCGTCCACGCTCATCAAGATCGTCCGCTACCCCGGCAAGGAGGACCCGACCCCCCAGCAGGGAGTCGGCGCCCACAAAGACTCCGGGGTGCTCACGCTGCTGTGGGTCGAGCCCGGCAAGGGCGGCCTCCAGGTGGAGCGTGATGGACGGTGGGTGGACGCGCCCCCGGTACCGGGCGCGTTCGTCGTCAACATCGGCGAGCTGCTCGAGTACGCCACGCAGGGCTACCTGATCGCGACCAAGCACCGGGTCATCTCGCCGAAGTACCCCGACGACCGCATCTCGGTCCCGTTCTTCTTCAACCCCGCGCTGGACAAGCGCCTCCCGCTGATCGAGCTGCCCGACGAGCTCGCCGCGCAGGCGCGCGGTGTCACGCAGGACCCGTCGAATCCGATCCACGCGCTCTACGGCGAGAACGCGCTCAAGTCGCGCCTGCGCGCCCACCCCGACGTCGCCGGGATCTACCATGCGGACCTCGTGGCGGCGCGTGCGGCGGCTTCCGAGCCGAGCGCCCGGGAAGCGGTGGCATCGGGCTCCTCCGCCTGA
- a CDS encoding epoxide hydrolase, protein MNTATAATTAIRPFRIDIPQADLDDLTDRLARTRLPQPAPSDDWESGTPHQYLADAVARWRDDFDWRDAEARMNEFPHFLTEIDGQPIHFVHVRSPHEGATPLILAHTYPGSFVDFLDMIGPLVDPVAHGGRAEDAFDVVVPDAPGFGFSQPVTQPGWTTARVAAAYDTLMRRLGYDSYGIHGSDNGAMVARELGLLDPAGFLGLHVLQLFSFPSGDPAEFEKLEPQDYAGLEHMQWFQSVGAYNTMNAARPQTIAAALSDSPVGHLAYAELFNSFGNGTSLVPLDAILTEVSVAWFANASAGMSRAYRDNALADAEPRVSSARTGVAVFKDDFQTIKVFAERDNTNIVHWSRFETGGHYAALEVPELVVTDIRTFFARA, encoded by the coding sequence ATGAACACCGCAACCGCCGCCACCACCGCCATCCGCCCCTTCCGCATCGACATTCCGCAGGCCGACCTCGACGACCTCACCGACCGCCTGGCGCGCACCCGGCTCCCCCAGCCGGCGCCCTCCGATGACTGGGAGTCGGGAACACCCCACCAGTACCTCGCGGATGCCGTCGCACGCTGGCGCGACGACTTCGATTGGCGCGATGCCGAGGCGCGCATGAACGAGTTCCCCCATTTCCTCACCGAGATCGACGGGCAGCCGATCCACTTCGTGCACGTGCGCTCGCCGCACGAAGGCGCCACGCCGCTGATCCTCGCGCACACGTACCCGGGCTCGTTCGTCGATTTCCTCGACATGATCGGCCCGCTCGTCGACCCTGTCGCACACGGCGGCCGCGCCGAGGACGCCTTCGACGTCGTCGTGCCCGATGCGCCCGGGTTCGGCTTCAGCCAGCCGGTCACGCAGCCGGGCTGGACCACCGCGCGTGTCGCCGCCGCCTACGACACGCTGATGCGCCGTCTGGGCTACGACTCGTACGGCATCCACGGCAGCGACAACGGTGCGATGGTCGCGCGCGAGCTGGGTCTGCTCGATCCCGCGGGGTTCCTCGGCCTGCACGTGCTGCAGCTGTTCTCGTTCCCGTCGGGCGACCCGGCCGAGTTCGAGAAGCTGGAGCCCCAGGACTACGCCGGGCTCGAGCACATGCAGTGGTTCCAGTCCGTGGGCGCCTACAACACGATGAACGCCGCCCGGCCGCAGACGATCGCCGCGGCGCTGTCGGACTCGCCGGTGGGTCACCTCGCCTACGCAGAGCTGTTCAACTCCTTCGGCAACGGCACGAGCCTCGTCCCCCTCGACGCCATCCTCACCGAGGTGAGCGTCGCGTGGTTCGCCAACGCGTCCGCCGGCATGAGCCGGGCTTACCGCGACAACGCGCTGGCGGATGCCGAGCCCCGCGTGAGCAGCGCCCGGACGGGCGTCGCGGTGTTCAAGGACGACTTCCAGACAATCAAGGTGTTCGCCGAGCGCGACAACACGAACATCGTCCACTGGAGCCGCTTCGAGACGGGCGGCCACTACGCCGCGCTCGAGGTGCCGGAGCTGGTGGTCACCGACATCCGCACGTTCTTCGCCCGCGCCTGA
- a CDS encoding WYL domain-containing protein — protein sequence MADTSARMLALLALLQSRPRWPGPELATRLDVSVRTIRTDIERLRSLGYPVEAERGRAGSYRLAAGGKLPPLLLDDEEAVAVAIGLRVARGVAGVDEAGARALAKLLQVLPERLRPTVDAVAATIDSGPEDVGTDAPDPEVDPRVLSAVAQAVHAGEWLRFDDRGTARRVEPYRLLSWQRRWYLVARDPDTQEWETFRLDWIEPRMPTRRRFDPVPVPGGDFTAFALRSIAAAGWNVHARLRIAAPAEQVIARINPTVGVVEAVGRTTSVLVTGADSLETIAAYIGMLGMDFTVDSPPELVPHLQRLAERYARAAG from the coding sequence ATGGCCGACACATCCGCGCGGATGCTCGCACTCCTCGCGCTGCTGCAGAGCCGCCCGCGATGGCCGGGGCCCGAGCTGGCCACGCGACTCGACGTCTCGGTGCGGACCATCCGCACCGACATCGAGCGCCTGCGCTCGCTGGGCTACCCCGTCGAGGCCGAACGCGGCCGCGCCGGGTCGTACCGGCTGGCGGCGGGCGGCAAGCTTCCACCGCTGCTGCTGGACGACGAGGAGGCGGTCGCCGTGGCGATCGGGCTGCGCGTGGCCCGCGGCGTGGCCGGCGTCGACGAGGCGGGCGCCCGCGCGCTCGCGAAGCTGCTGCAGGTGCTGCCCGAGCGCCTTCGGCCCACCGTGGATGCGGTGGCGGCGACCATCGACAGCGGCCCAGAGGACGTCGGCACCGACGCACCCGACCCCGAGGTCGATCCCCGCGTGCTGAGCGCGGTCGCGCAGGCGGTGCACGCGGGGGAGTGGCTGCGCTTCGACGACCGCGGTACGGCTCGACGCGTCGAGCCGTACCGGCTGCTCAGCTGGCAGCGCCGCTGGTACCTCGTCGCGCGCGATCCCGACACCCAGGAGTGGGAGACGTTCCGGTTGGACTGGATCGAGCCGCGTATGCCGACGCGGCGTCGCTTCGACCCCGTGCCGGTGCCCGGGGGAGACTTCACCGCCTTCGCGCTGCGCTCGATCGCGGCCGCCGGGTGGAACGTCCATGCGCGTCTGCGGATCGCCGCGCCTGCGGAACAGGTGATCGCGCGCATCAACCCGACCGTGGGCGTCGTCGAGGCGGTAGGGCGGACGACGTCCGTGCTGGTGACGGGCGCCGACAGCCTCGAGACCATCGCCGCCTACATCGGCATGTTGGGCATGGACTTCACCGTCGACTCTCCGCCCGAGCTCGTGCCGCACCTGCAGCGCCTCGCGGAGCGCTACGCGCGCGCCGCAGGCTGA
- a CDS encoding acyltransferase family protein, whose amino-acid sequence MTGSSAPPAATTPTGSIARPRRRTPFWDNARFACIVLVVLGHAVQRLTYDSDIALSLYLVVYAFHMPAFAVISGYFSKSDAPTKTQMARVITDILVPYVVFEGLWTLTKWLVEGQANPNLTQPSWTLWFLLALGIFRVVLPYLALLRWPLLWTVVISIGAGYLPNIDSTFSLSRTLGLLPFFTLGWWLREHDVVARLRLLDRRPWWVFAGGIGLFAIAAWAAWFFVDDWRAMNLREWLFYDENYSSIGGTQWWAGGVRLALMMVAVLLSTAFFALLPRDTHWWTHFGQYTMYVYLLHSFVLYPFRENGLLRNAEPTWLWLPLVIVGSVLIALGLATRPVRRVFRPLVEPRPAWLFADRTLARREGRRSDPTGSRRPREQPRAPRPDPRQNG is encoded by the coding sequence ATGACCGGCAGCAGCGCTCCCCCCGCGGCGACCACCCCGACGGGGTCGATCGCCCGCCCCCGACGGCGCACACCCTTCTGGGACAACGCCCGCTTCGCCTGCATCGTCCTGGTCGTGCTCGGTCACGCCGTGCAGCGGCTGACGTACGACTCCGACATCGCGCTGAGCCTCTACCTCGTCGTGTACGCGTTCCACATGCCGGCGTTCGCCGTGATCTCGGGCTACTTCTCCAAGTCGGATGCCCCCACGAAGACCCAGATGGCGCGTGTCATCACCGACATCCTGGTGCCGTACGTCGTGTTCGAGGGACTGTGGACCCTGACGAAGTGGCTCGTCGAAGGGCAGGCCAACCCCAACCTCACCCAGCCTTCGTGGACGCTCTGGTTCCTGCTGGCGCTGGGCATCTTCCGCGTCGTGCTCCCCTACCTCGCGCTGCTGCGCTGGCCACTGCTGTGGACGGTGGTGATCTCGATCGGCGCGGGCTACCTGCCCAACATCGACTCGACGTTCTCGCTGTCGCGCACCCTGGGCCTGCTGCCCTTCTTCACCCTCGGCTGGTGGCTGCGCGAGCACGACGTCGTCGCACGGCTGCGGCTGCTGGACCGCCGCCCGTGGTGGGTGTTCGCCGGAGGCATCGGCCTGTTCGCCATCGCCGCCTGGGCGGCGTGGTTCTTCGTCGACGACTGGCGAGCCATGAACCTGCGGGAATGGCTCTTCTACGACGAGAACTACTCGTCCATCGGCGGCACCCAGTGGTGGGCCGGCGGCGTGCGCCTCGCCCTCATGATGGTGGCGGTGCTGCTGTCGACGGCGTTCTTCGCGCTGCTTCCGCGCGACACCCACTGGTGGACGCACTTCGGCCAGTACACGATGTACGTCTACCTGCTGCATTCGTTCGTGCTGTACCCGTTCCGCGAGAACGGCCTGCTGCGCAACGCCGAGCCCACCTGGCTCTGGCTGCCGCTGGTCATCGTCGGCTCGGTGCTCATCGCACTGGGGCTGGCGACGCGCCCGGTGCGCCGCGTCTTCCGCCCGCTCGTCGAGCCGCGCCCGGCGTGGCTGTTCGCCGACCGCACGCTGGCGCGACGCGAGGGTCGTCGCAGCGATCCCACCGGTTCGCGCCGGCCGCGCGAGCAACCACGGGCGCCCCGACCCGATCCCCGCCAGAACGGCTGA
- a CDS encoding carboxylesterase family protein, with protein sequence MTVPMPSARGAQPVQDAPARTSTATTEVAAGAPDARPVVRIGGGLVRGTREGALDRFLGIPYAAAPAGGLRFREPQAAPPWEGERDASAFGPTAPQAPYGGGLEKYLPTVEIAGDDILTVNVWTPADRPADAALPVLVFVHGGALTRGAAALPAYHGQTFARHGIVYVSIQYRLGQEGFAVLDDVPQNLGVLDQQAALRWVRREIAAFGGDPATVTVMGHSAGANTLTALLALPHARELFDRAILQSGPLSAQSSKKAGRMTREIAKRLKVSATRAGFAAVKAEELVAQQRAIAAGGSPLGRGPSVALAIGGDAVPRNPLDALLAGAGRGIPVLIGSTSEEYRLWFVPSGVLDRITNRTLALARLASRVPSRIVKAHRVRRPDATPGEVLGEVVTDLLLRGPIARFADSRTDDPAAPHSRVVESAAASPTWVYEFRWRSPVDRLGAAHGMELGFVFDRIDTPDAAALGGHAGPQTLADAMHRAWVSFVVTGDPGWEAWSSRRPVQAFDADGGHIDYAPRQDELDGLPER encoded by the coding sequence ATGACGGTGCCCATGCCCTCTGCCCGCGGCGCCCAGCCGGTGCAGGACGCCCCTGCGCGCACGAGCACCGCGACGACAGAAGTCGCGGCCGGCGCGCCGGACGCGCGTCCCGTCGTGCGGATCGGCGGCGGTCTCGTTCGCGGCACCCGCGAGGGAGCGCTCGATCGCTTCCTCGGCATCCCGTACGCCGCCGCGCCCGCCGGCGGTCTCCGCTTCCGCGAGCCACAGGCGGCACCGCCATGGGAGGGGGAGCGGGATGCCTCGGCCTTCGGTCCCACCGCTCCGCAGGCGCCCTATGGCGGCGGCCTCGAGAAGTACCTGCCGACCGTCGAGATCGCCGGCGACGACATCCTCACGGTGAACGTGTGGACGCCGGCCGACCGCCCGGCAGATGCGGCGCTGCCGGTGCTCGTCTTCGTGCACGGTGGCGCACTCACCCGCGGTGCGGCAGCGCTGCCGGCCTATCACGGGCAGACGTTCGCACGGCACGGCATCGTGTACGTCTCGATCCAGTACCGGCTCGGGCAGGAAGGCTTCGCGGTGCTCGACGACGTGCCGCAGAACCTCGGCGTGCTCGACCAGCAGGCGGCGCTGCGCTGGGTGCGGCGCGAGATCGCGGCCTTCGGCGGCGACCCTGCGACGGTGACCGTGATGGGCCACTCCGCCGGCGCCAACACCCTGACCGCACTGCTCGCCCTGCCACACGCCAGGGAGCTGTTCGACCGCGCGATCCTCCAGTCAGGGCCGCTCTCCGCGCAGTCTTCGAAGAAGGCCGGACGCATGACGCGCGAGATCGCGAAGAGGTTGAAGGTCTCCGCGACGCGCGCCGGATTCGCCGCGGTGAAAGCGGAAGAGCTGGTGGCGCAGCAGCGGGCGATCGCCGCGGGCGGCTCGCCGCTCGGCCGCGGCCCCAGCGTTGCGCTCGCCATCGGCGGCGACGCCGTGCCCCGCAATCCCCTCGACGCCCTGCTCGCCGGCGCCGGCCGCGGCATCCCCGTGCTGATCGGCTCCACGAGCGAGGAGTACCGGCTCTGGTTCGTGCCCAGCGGAGTGCTCGACCGGATCACGAATCGCACCCTGGCCCTCGCCCGCCTCGCGTCGCGGGTGCCCTCGCGCATCGTGAAGGCGCACCGTGTCCGCCGGCCCGATGCGACACCGGGCGAGGTGCTCGGTGAGGTGGTGACCGACCTTCTCCTGCGCGGCCCGATCGCGAGGTTCGCCGACAGCCGGACAGACGACCCGGCTGCGCCTCACAGCCGGGTGGTCGAATCGGCAGCCGCCTCCCCGACGTGGGTCTACGAGTTCCGGTGGCGCAGCCCCGTCGACCGTCTGGGCGCCGCGCACGGAATGGAGCTCGGCTTCGTGTTCGATCGCATCGACACGCCCGACGCCGCGGCTCTGGGCGGCCATGCCGGTCCGCAGACGCTCGCCGACGCCATGCACCGCGCCTGGGTGTCGTTCGTGGTCACGGGCGATCCGGGATGGGAGGCCTGGTCGAGCCGGCGGCCGGTGCAGGCGTTCGATGCCGACGGCGGCCACATCGACTACGCGCCGCGTCAGGACGAGCTCGACGGTCTTCCCGAGCGGTAG
- a CDS encoding alpha/beta fold hydrolase: MTTIDDALERDQALPDLDWHVFPDGTERDVFRAPSGGLARVRLGDPAAPRVVLVPGVAGSKEDFVLLFPLLAAAGYRVEAYDIAGHYESVGAGPQHLDPPRESYDYPLFVDDLIAILEAGGPAHVLGYSFAGLVTELALVARPDLFRSLTLMAAPPATGQVFRGVKHIGPISDMSPHRAAGLILWGIRYNLNRTPPGRIAFVRERLGVTGRACIDDVVGLMMATPDFADDIAGIEIPKLIAVGEHDLWPQAQHDAYALRIGARVATYATGHAPCETAPHQLVRDMLRLFADAQ; the protein is encoded by the coding sequence ATGACGACGATCGACGACGCGCTCGAGCGCGACCAGGCCCTCCCCGACCTCGACTGGCACGTGTTCCCCGACGGTACCGAGCGCGATGTGTTCCGTGCCCCGAGCGGCGGCCTCGCCAGGGTCCGTCTGGGCGACCCCGCCGCGCCACGCGTGGTGCTCGTGCCGGGCGTGGCGGGATCGAAGGAGGACTTCGTCCTACTGTTCCCGCTCCTCGCGGCCGCCGGTTACCGCGTCGAGGCGTACGACATCGCCGGACACTACGAGTCGGTGGGCGCGGGGCCGCAGCACCTCGATCCGCCCCGCGAGTCCTACGACTACCCGCTGTTCGTCGACGACCTGATCGCGATCCTCGAAGCCGGCGGACCGGCGCACGTGCTCGGCTACAGCTTCGCGGGCCTGGTGACCGAGCTCGCGCTGGTCGCGCGCCCCGACCTCTTCCGCAGCCTCACGCTGATGGCGGCGCCGCCGGCGACGGGCCAGGTGTTCCGCGGCGTGAAGCACATCGGCCCAATCTCCGACATGTCGCCGCACCGTGCGGCGGGGCTCATCCTCTGGGGCATCCGCTACAACCTCAACCGCACGCCCCCCGGGCGCATCGCGTTCGTGCGCGAGCGGCTCGGTGTCACCGGCCGCGCCTGCATCGACGACGTCGTCGGCCTCATGATGGCCACGCCCGATTTCGCGGACGACATCGCCGGGATCGAGATCCCGAAGCTCATCGCCGTCGGGGAGCATGACCTGTGGCCGCAGGCGCAGCACGACGCCTATGCGCTGCGCATCGGCGCGCGTGTCGCGACTTACGCTACGGGGCACGCTCCCTGCGAGACGGCCCCGCACCAGCTCGTGCGCGACATGCTGCGGCTCTTCGCCGACGCGCAGTGA